A single genomic interval of Shewanella halotolerans harbors:
- a CDS encoding TonB-dependent receptor — MALRLSFLTLSIGTALLTLPFAQAQEAAFEIIEVHGAHQGSYTSVTPEAQAPVSDISGLLTQLPGTAVNGNGPLTGIAQYRGLFGDRVNTQVNGVSLAGAGPNAMDTPLSYASLINSERIEMHRGIAPVSAGTNTVGGSIKVIEFQASFNDTQGRIAAQYQGNGGQSHLGAKVNVGGKTHALLVYGDLMHGDEDMKSGDDLRLSPTGYDKQIIGGQYRFNLSDKGLDDESIAIGYQHLETTEAGTPALPMDIDFIRTDRVKLEGEHRLDTWDLNWHLAHSDARHGMDNFSERQKPESANARYNNAESQSYDMALTLGRDAWLFGLDSQLSEHNSLITDPTKPMFRVDNFNKVQDDTYSAFAQWQQEIDQWHWQLGARVKHYRTDADEVSHSMAGAMPAIKVLMDRYNQADRTQVQTGLDLVINGRYRVNEELTWILGLARKQDSASYQQRYLWIPMQSTGGLADGRTYVGKMDLDLETAYQLELGADFNRQGLNISPRIFLHRIDDYIQGVKSTDPAVIMAANMMGSQDPMEFANVDAQLLGMDINASYEITDQWQLDLLASYVSGERRDIDDNLYRIAPPKVNLGLNFREGNWSARIEGVMVAAQDKVSESQSEQASAGYGLVNLVLAYDRQNWLVKAGVNNLFDTDYEDHLGGYNRVFNTDLAPGQRMPGTGMNAWLTGEYRF; from the coding sequence ATGGCGCTGCGTCTCTCTTTCCTTACGCTCTCAATCGGCACAGCCTTGCTGACTCTACCCTTTGCCCAGGCTCAAGAAGCCGCCTTCGAGATCATCGAAGTCCATGGTGCCCATCAGGGTAGCTATACCTCTGTGACCCCAGAAGCCCAGGCCCCCGTCAGCGACATCAGCGGCCTGCTAACCCAGCTACCGGGCACGGCCGTCAACGGTAACGGCCCGCTGACCGGCATAGCCCAATATCGCGGCCTGTTCGGCGACAGAGTCAACACTCAGGTCAATGGTGTCTCCCTCGCCGGCGCAGGCCCCAATGCCATGGACACGCCGCTGAGCTATGCCAGCCTGATCAACAGCGAGCGCATCGAGATGCACCGCGGCATAGCCCCTGTCTCGGCCGGCACTAACACAGTGGGTGGCAGCATCAAGGTGATCGAGTTCCAGGCCAGCTTTAACGATACTCAGGGTCGCATCGCCGCCCAGTATCAAGGCAATGGCGGCCAGAGCCATCTGGGGGCCAAGGTCAATGTGGGTGGCAAGACCCACGCCCTGCTGGTCTATGGCGACCTCATGCATGGGGATGAGGATATGAAATCCGGCGACGATCTTCGCCTCTCTCCCACAGGCTACGACAAGCAGATCATCGGCGGCCAATACCGCTTCAACCTCAGCGACAAGGGGCTGGACGATGAGTCCATCGCCATCGGCTACCAACACCTGGAAACCACAGAGGCGGGCACCCCGGCGTTGCCTATGGATATCGACTTCATCCGTACCGACAGGGTGAAACTCGAAGGTGAGCACAGGCTCGATACCTGGGATCTCAACTGGCATCTGGCCCATAGCGATGCCAGACACGGCATGGACAACTTCAGCGAACGTCAGAAGCCCGAGAGTGCCAACGCCCGTTACAACAACGCCGAGAGCCAGAGCTATGATATGGCGCTGACACTGGGCAGAGATGCCTGGCTGTTTGGCCTCGACAGCCAGCTGAGTGAACACAACTCGCTGATCACAGATCCCACCAAACCCATGTTCAGGGTCGACAACTTCAACAAGGTGCAAGACGACACCTACAGCGCCTTCGCCCAATGGCAACAGGAGATCGACCAGTGGCATTGGCAGCTCGGCGCCAGGGTGAAACACTACCGCACCGATGCCGATGAGGTCAGCCACTCAATGGCTGGCGCCATGCCTGCCATCAAGGTGTTGATGGACAGATATAACCAGGCGGATCGCACCCAGGTTCAAACGGGGCTGGATTTGGTGATCAACGGCCGTTATCGGGTCAATGAGGAGCTAACCTGGATACTCGGGCTAGCCCGCAAACAGGACAGCGCCAGCTATCAGCAGAGATACCTGTGGATCCCTATGCAATCGACCGGTGGACTCGCCGACGGTCGCACCTATGTGGGCAAGATGGATCTGGATCTGGAGACGGCCTATCAGCTGGAGCTGGGCGCCGACTTCAACCGCCAGGGACTAAACATCAGCCCACGAATCTTCCTGCATCGCATCGACGACTATATCCAGGGGGTGAAGTCTACCGATCCCGCGGTGATCATGGCCGCCAACATGATGGGCAGCCAAGATCCTATGGAATTCGCCAATGTCGATGCCCAGCTACTGGGGATGGATATTAACGCCAGCTATGAGATCACAGATCAGTGGCAGTTGGATCTCCTGGCCAGCTATGTCAGCGGTGAGCGCCGCGACATCGACGACAACCTCTACCGCATAGCGCCACCTAAGGTGAATCTGGGGCTCAACTTCAGAGAAGGCAACTGGTCTGCCCGCATCGAAGGGGTGATGGTGGCGGCTCAGGACAAGGTCTCAGAGAGTCAATCCGAGCAGGCAAGCGCCGGCTACGGCCTGGTCAACCTGGTACTGGCCTACGACAGACAAAACTGGCTGGTTAAAGCTGGAGTCAACAACCTGTTCGATACCGACTATGAAGATCATCTCGGCGGCTACAACCGGGTGTTCAATACCGACCTGGCGCCGGGCCAACGCATGCCGGGCACTGGCATGAATGCCTGGCTCACCGGAGAGTATCGCTTCTAA
- a CDS encoding sensor domain-containing diguanylate cyclase, whose product MSTESLYSSERFLLDNPIDLISLDKWQKTVNLLAHVFNAPASFLVQYTPQGFQVTIASKQVSNPYPSGVVIPPDTNIFCRRIVETQAALYVSDAKIDPCWDTNPEVQNDGFSSYLGVPVFWPDGSCFGTFCVMDYAKTDYQASYIELIHELKEILEADLALLDIYDELKQLAHLDDLCHINNRRGFNGLARQRMKLAQRNDSRLAMLYIDVDNFKGINDGHGHSVGDEVLKLLAGIIKQSVRGADVVGRIGGDEFVVLLMCQSDEDVIATETRIMQGLDNAMLDSHLPEVTVTIGHKIVDQDARLDTLLAQADEDMLRRKRDKQAL is encoded by the coding sequence ATGTCGACAGAATCTTTGTACAGCAGTGAACGCTTTCTTCTCGATAATCCTATCGATCTCATCTCGCTCGATAAATGGCAGAAAACCGTTAATCTGCTGGCCCATGTGTTTAATGCGCCGGCCAGCTTCTTGGTGCAATACACCCCGCAGGGATTTCAGGTGACCATCGCCAGCAAGCAGGTCAGCAATCCCTATCCGTCTGGGGTGGTGATCCCGCCCGATACCAATATTTTTTGCCGGCGTATCGTCGAAACCCAGGCCGCGCTCTACGTCTCAGATGCCAAGATAGATCCCTGTTGGGACACCAATCCCGAGGTACAAAACGATGGCTTCTCCTCCTACCTTGGGGTGCCCGTGTTTTGGCCCGATGGCAGCTGTTTCGGCACCTTCTGCGTGATGGACTATGCCAAGACAGATTATCAGGCCAGCTATATCGAGCTGATCCACGAACTCAAGGAGATCCTTGAAGCGGATCTCGCCTTGCTGGATATCTACGACGAGCTCAAGCAGCTGGCGCATCTGGATGACCTGTGTCATATCAATAATCGCCGCGGATTTAATGGGTTAGCCAGGCAGCGAATGAAGCTGGCCCAGCGCAACGACAGCCGTCTGGCGATGCTCTATATCGATGTCGACAACTTTAAGGGGATCAATGACGGCCACGGCCACTCGGTGGGCGACGAGGTACTCAAGCTGCTGGCGGGGATCATCAAGCAGAGCGTACGGGGAGCTGATGTGGTGGGCCGTATCGGTGGCGATGAATTTGTGGTGTTGCTTATGTGTCAGAGCGATGAGGATGTGATTGCCACTGAGACGCGCATCATGCAGGGGTTGGATAATGCTATGCTCGACAGCCATCTGCCCGAGGTGACTGTGACCATAGGCCATAAGATAGTGGATCAGGATGCGCGACTGGATACCTTGCTGGCTCAGGCCGACGAAGATATGCTGCGCCGTAAACGTGACAAACAGGCGTTGTAG
- a CDS encoding response regulator transcription factor produces MKRLLIIEDELSFAGILARRMGKHGFECEMAHDATQALLKARQFKPSHILLDMKLAEDNGLALIAPLKGAVPQAVLVLLTGYASIATAVEAMRLGADNYLTKPADTATLLRVLDDRAPKAIASEVDEAPLSPKRVEWEHLQQVLTANKGNVSATARQLGMHRRTLQRKLLKKPQDISQ; encoded by the coding sequence ATGAAGCGCTTATTGATCATCGAAGATGAGCTGAGTTTCGCCGGGATCCTGGCGCGGCGCATGGGCAAGCACGGCTTTGAGTGTGAAATGGCCCACGATGCCACTCAGGCGCTGCTCAAGGCGCGTCAGTTTAAGCCCAGCCATATTTTGTTGGACATGAAGCTGGCCGAAGACAATGGCTTGGCGCTGATCGCGCCGCTCAAGGGGGCCGTGCCCCAGGCCGTGTTGGTGCTGCTGACCGGCTATGCCAGCATAGCCACCGCCGTCGAGGCGATGCGTCTGGGGGCCGATAACTATCTGACCAAGCCCGCCGATACCGCGACCCTGCTGAGGGTGCTGGACGATAGGGCGCCCAAGGCGATCGCCTCCGAGGTGGATGAGGCGCCCCTGAGTCCCAAGCGGGTGGAGTGGGAACATCTGCAGCAGGTGCTGACCGCCAACAAGGGCAATGTGTCGGCGACGGCGCGGCAACTGGGAATGCATAGGCGAACCCTGCAGCGTAAGCTGCTCAAGAAGCCTCAAGATATCAGTCAATAA
- a CDS encoding sensor histidine kinase: MALMLKLCLTFLFADTFGLSLHSPALNLTLILEAFYLSFTFWLRKPLLSSESGLFIALVLDTLLWISWLYFSGGATNAFISLLLLPIAIAAVLLPFWAPWSLALLSNLAYSLMLFTMPESAMSHHGMDMQSHYLGMWVNFIISSLVLTTSVALLAKRMRRQDAQLAFMREAQLRQEKLIALGTASAQMAHRLATPLASMRLLVDELQEEGDSPALQEMQSALAVCESTLTALRSATESIREGALRLESCEQLLSGLSEQVNLLMPAVKLSLEPDDGLDRLQLRVDASLQPALLALIENGARASQEATGEQKVSFSAQRQGNELVLGVRDFGPGIPTSLVQQLGHQIIEEPKGMGVALLLSHASLERLGGRLILGSHVDGGAVAQVYLPIQGAA, from the coding sequence ATGGCTTTGATGCTCAAACTCTGTCTTACCTTCCTGTTTGCCGACACCTTCGGCCTGTCGCTTCACAGCCCGGCGCTGAACCTGACCCTGATCCTCGAGGCCTTCTATTTAAGCTTCACCTTCTGGCTGAGAAAGCCCCTGCTCAGCAGCGAGTCTGGGCTGTTTATCGCCCTGGTGCTCGACACTTTGCTGTGGATCTCCTGGCTCTATTTCTCCGGCGGCGCCACCAACGCCTTCATCTCCCTGCTATTGCTGCCGATAGCGATCGCCGCCGTGCTGCTGCCCTTCTGGGCGCCCTGGTCTTTGGCCCTGCTGTCGAATCTGGCCTACAGCCTGATGCTGTTTACCATGCCGGAGAGCGCCATGAGTCATCACGGCATGGATATGCAGTCTCACTATCTGGGGATGTGGGTCAACTTCATCATCTCCTCCCTGGTGTTGACCACGAGTGTGGCCTTGCTGGCCAAACGCATGCGGCGCCAGGATGCTCAGCTTGCCTTTATGCGTGAGGCGCAGTTGCGTCAGGAGAAGTTGATCGCCCTGGGTACCGCCTCGGCGCAGATGGCTCATCGGCTGGCGACTCCACTGGCTAGCATGAGGTTGCTGGTGGATGAGTTGCAGGAGGAGGGCGATAGCCCTGCGCTGCAGGAGATGCAATCGGCGCTGGCGGTGTGCGAGTCCACCCTGACGGCGCTGCGCAGCGCCACCGAATCGATCCGCGAGGGGGCGCTGCGGCTTGAGTCCTGCGAGCAACTGCTGAGCGGCTTGAGTGAGCAGGTCAATCTGCTGATGCCGGCGGTGAAACTGTCGTTGGAGCCAGATGATGGCCTCGACAGGCTACAGTTGCGGGTCGATGCCAGCCTGCAGCCCGCCTTACTGGCGCTCATTGAGAATGGTGCCAGAGCCAGCCAGGAGGCGACGGGGGAGCAGAAGGTGAGCTTCTCCGCCCAGCGTCAGGGAAATGAACTGGTGCTTGGGGTGCGCGACTTCGGCCCGGGTATTCCTACGTCCTTGGTGCAGCAGCTCGGGCATCAGATAATCGAGGAGCCCAAGGGGATGGGGGTCGCCCTGTTGCTCAGCCATGCGAGCCTGGAGCGTCTGGGTGGGCGCTTGATCCTCGGCAGTCATGTGGATGGTGGCGCCGTGGCCCAGGTTTACCTGCCGATACAGGGGGCCGCATGA
- a CDS encoding dTDP-4-dehydrorhamnose reductase family protein — MLKIMITGATGLLGRALVEQFAKEPVTLLACGYSRAGADTHRLDLTDEGAVNRFIETHKPEVILHCAAERRPDVSERDPEAAKALNLAATRRLAQAAKANGAWLCYISTDYVFDGTSPDYDEEDQTHPLNFYGETKREGELALIDVSREFAVLRLPILYGRVESLDESAVLVMLKQLVNQSPTQQDDWAVRSPTSTLDIANALVKLVARQQEAGDVAGIYHFTGVERMTKYQMLLKMAEMLGLSSQHISPQSSPSDLAKRPRDCSLSMARLKSLAIKSEIDFEQGVKYSLSRSGDALAKIGLVFELK, encoded by the coding sequence ATGTTGAAGATAATGATAACCGGGGCCACCGGCCTGCTAGGGCGCGCTCTGGTTGAGCAATTTGCAAAGGAGCCGGTGACTTTACTGGCCTGCGGTTATTCGCGCGCGGGAGCCGATACCCATAGGCTGGATCTGACCGACGAGGGGGCGGTGAACCGATTTATCGAGACCCACAAACCCGAGGTGATTCTACACTGCGCGGCCGAGCGGCGACCGGACGTGTCCGAGCGCGACCCCGAGGCGGCAAAGGCCCTGAATCTGGCCGCGACCCGACGGCTGGCTCAGGCGGCTAAGGCTAATGGCGCCTGGCTCTGTTACATCTCCACAGATTATGTGTTCGATGGCACCTCGCCCGATTATGACGAAGAGGATCAGACGCATCCGCTCAATTTCTATGGCGAGACCAAGCGTGAGGGGGAGCTGGCACTGATTGATGTGTCCAGAGAGTTCGCCGTGCTGCGTCTGCCTATCCTCTATGGTCGGGTCGAGTCGCTGGATGAATCGGCGGTGTTGGTGATGCTCAAACAGCTGGTGAACCAGTCGCCCACTCAGCAGGATGATTGGGCGGTGCGCAGCCCAACCTCGACACTGGATATCGCCAACGCCCTGGTTAAGCTGGTGGCACGCCAACAAGAGGCGGGCGATGTGGCGGGTATCTATCATTTCACCGGCGTTGAACGCATGACCAAGTATCAGATGCTGCTTAAGATGGCCGAGATGTTAGGGCTGAGCAGCCAGCACATCTCGCCTCAGTCGAGCCCGAGCGACCTGGCCAAGCGGCCTAGAGATTGCAGTCTGAGTATGGCGCGCCTCAAATCTTTGGCAATAAAGAGTGAAATCGACTTCGAACAGGGCGTAAAATACAGCCTGTCCCGCTCGGGTGACGCTCTGGCGAAGATAGGATTAGTCTTTGAGCTCAAATAG
- the yegS gene encoding lipid kinase YegS: MKLRIILNGKKAGDELLRQAIASVRADHEIQVRVTFEAGDVARLVDEAIAEGCQRLVAAGGDGTLNELVSALMDHDKDKRCELAILPLGTANDFATAARVPADLEAALMLAAGASAYDVDVIRANDRYVVNIASGGFGAQVTANTPLALKHFLGGGAYTLSGLVQALNFKPYDGEFTIHGEASQQQLLVGAVCNGRQAGGGQVLAPDAYINDGLMDLVALHQFPIEDLAQVIAELQSPKADNQYVKHHRDTQASWRSNPPMPINLDGEPIAESRVEFELQAGAIAMVLPENCPLLQPGSEPINRETH, from the coding sequence GTGAAGCTTCGCATCATACTCAATGGTAAGAAGGCCGGTGACGAGCTGCTGCGTCAGGCGATTGCCAGCGTGCGCGCCGATCATGAGATTCAGGTGAGGGTCACCTTCGAGGCCGGGGATGTAGCCCGGCTGGTGGATGAGGCTATCGCCGAGGGCTGTCAGCGTTTGGTGGCGGCAGGCGGAGATGGCACGCTCAACGAGCTGGTTAGCGCCCTGATGGATCATGACAAGGATAAGCGCTGCGAGCTGGCAATCTTGCCGCTGGGTACCGCCAACGACTTTGCCACAGCGGCCCGGGTGCCTGCTGATCTGGAGGCGGCGCTGATGCTGGCGGCCGGAGCTTCTGCCTATGATGTGGATGTGATCCGCGCTAACGACAGATATGTGGTGAATATTGCCAGTGGTGGTTTCGGCGCCCAGGTCACCGCCAATACGCCGCTGGCGCTGAAACACTTTCTCGGTGGCGGCGCCTATACCTTGTCCGGGCTGGTGCAGGCGCTCAATTTCAAGCCCTATGACGGCGAATTTACCATACATGGCGAGGCCAGCCAGCAGCAGTTGTTGGTGGGCGCCGTGTGTAATGGTCGTCAGGCCGGTGGTGGCCAGGTACTGGCGCCGGATGCCTATATCAACGACGGCCTGATGGACTTAGTCGCCCTACATCAGTTTCCCATCGAGGACTTGGCGCAGGTGATCGCCGAGTTGCAGTCGCCCAAGGCCGATAACCAGTATGTGAAGCATCATCGCGACACCCAGGCTAGCTGGCGCTCCAATCCGCCTATGCCCATTAATCTCGATGGCGAGCCCATCGCCGAGTCGCGGGTGGAGTTCGAGCTTCAGGCCGGGGCGATCGCCATGGTATTACCCGAAAATTGCCCCTTGCTGCAGCCGGGCAGCGAGCCTATTAACAGAGAAACCCATTAA